Proteins encoded within one genomic window of Trichoderma asperellum chromosome 2, complete sequence:
- a CDS encoding uncharacterized protein (EggNog:ENOG41), producing the protein MDQPHETTFNAAFPRTKNGRLVACEPCRRRKYACDRSLPTCLRCQRSRVKKPCRYVTTNPQHAQSSDHCSNNARIVHPKSPHNNLTVDPLLSSSTFETVELMMPNAPTLNPLNESEVLSRYESMPPTLSSLAHERNSLLSVDISGLQAALDVLSSLPSLEAEHILAKPHINPFNGWIPLPTTQILTELRSTYASAFQQGKKREHLIELALIIFSNTAIALSDGQHYPSEEWYTSFSGPRLRWETIGLLFSSWALYALQNKEHISQYRPRVLVAKFFNVMESCIRFCQLAKSSNIFLLYLLYRTSIVSSILHGPNNANFWRLHTETISLACSLRLHAMPDSSLKDFHIKKQSERRLFTAIYILDTTAAAFSGKSPMLTSQDCSTALPLDICDATLLRKKPNETSDLLSLGIDDYGWNTGGKIYGTTTLRERGLIANLREKILVIALNKRPKLLPDLIKLKLKQVYAFSQLPSWIQLSDADCKLKSLQPHVLYTKLFIRLEHLQNLLLIERVLHDIQPEIAQDELVEVCLEIVSVTVIFWTRNDCLVGMEGDHEWLITGYAVPAAVTLCKNLLLAHYKGSSMSSAPVSAIIQQLSLLGAFIEWLMLRVPCTDRCIKTRSLILQVLDQVLNNPPHTTTGIFQDRISRRSASHIVHPDELEDIDTFNWLK; encoded by the exons ATGGATCAACCGCATGAAACAACATTTAACGCCGCCTTTCCACGAACTAAAAACGGTCGGTTAGTTGCTTGCGAGCCTTGCCGAAGACGGAAATATGCTTGTGATCGCTCTCTTCCAACATGTCTACGCTGCCAGCGAAGTCGGGTGAAGAAGCCTTGCAGATATGTTACGACGAACCCCCAGCATGCGCAGAGCTCTGATCACTGTTCCAATAATGCTCGAATTGTTCACCCCAAGTCCCCGCATAATAATTTGACGGTAGATCCATTACTATCAAGCAGTACATTTGAAACAGTTGAATTGATGATGCCTAATGCGCCGACCCTAAATCCACTCAATGAGAGTGAAGTTCTCAGCCGCTACGAAAGCATGCCTCCAACCCTCAGCTCTCTAGCCCATGAGAGAAACTCTTTACTAAGTGTGGACATCAGCGGATTGCAAGCAGCTTTGGATGTTCTATCTAGCTTGCCAAGTCTTGAGGCAGAACACATACTTGCTAAGCCTCATATCAATCCGTTCAATGGATGGATTCCATTGCCTACGACGCAGATATTGACCGAGCTAAGAAGTACTTATGCTTCTGCATTTCAGCAgggcaagaaaagagagcacTTGATTGAACTAGCACTCATAATCTTCTCAAATACTGCAATAGCACTATCTGACGGCCAACATTATCCATCAGAGGAGTGGTACACATCATTCTCTGGCCCACGATTAAGATGGGAGACAATTGGGCtactcttcagcagctgggcTCTATATGCCCTTCAAAACAAAGAGCACATCAGTCAATATCGACCCAGAGTACTGGTGGCCAAATTCTTCAATGTAATGGAAAGCTGCATCAGATTCTGTCAATTGGCCAAATCTAGCAACATATTTCTACTCTACCTCTTATACCGGACTAGCATTGTTTCATCTATTTTGCATGGCCCTAATA ATGCCAATTTTTGGAGGCTTCACACAGAAACGATCTCTTTAGCATGTTCTTTGCGACTTCATGCTATGCCTGATTCCTCACTAAAGGACTTTCATATTAAGAAGCAATCGGAACGCCGTCTGTTCACcgcaatatatattcttgATACAACAGCTGCGGCTTTCTCTGGTAAAAGTCCTATGTTAACATCGCAAGACTGCTCTACAGCTTTGCCACTGGATATCTGCGATGCCACTCTCTTACGCAAGAAGCCCAATGAGACTTCAGACCTTCTCTCGCTAGGAATTGATGACTATGGCTGGAATACTGGGGGGAAAATCTATGGCACAACAACTCTGCGAGAAAGAGGGTTGATAGCGAATCTTCGAGAGAAGATTTTGGTTATTGCTCTAAATAAAAGACCGAAACTTTTGCCTGATTTAAT caaattaaagcttaaacAAGTCTATGCTTTCAGCCAACTTCCTAGCTGGATTCAGTTATCTGATGCTGATTGTAAGCTCAAATCGCTTCAGCCTCATGTTTTGTACACCAAACTTTTCATCCGACTCGAGCACCTTCAAAATCTCCTTCTCATTGAAAGAGTATTGCACGATATTCAACCTGAAATCGCCCAAGATGAGCTGGTTGAGGTCTGTTTGGAAATTGTATCAGTTACAGTTATTTTCTGGACGCGAAATGATTGCTTGGTGGGCATGGAGGGCGACCATGAGTGGCTTATCACAGGCTATGCGGTTCCAGCTGCTGTCACTTTATGTAAAAACCTCCTTCTAGCGCACTATAAAGGCTCCTCTATGTCTTCCGCTCCTGTCTCAGCAATTATTCAACAACTGAGCTTACTTGGCGCTTTTATAGAATGGCTGATGCTTCGTGTGCCTTGCACGGATCGATGTATTAAGACAAGAAGTCTCATTTTGCAAGTCTTGGACCAAGTCCTCAACAATCCACCTCATACAACTACTGGTATATTTCAAGACAGGATATCTCGGAGATCGGCTTCTCACATAGTTCATCCCGACGAATTAGAAGATATTGATACGTTTAATTGGCTTAAATAA
- a CDS encoding uncharacterized protein (EggNog:ENOG41), with translation MPLGFASLALAVSNPSSQKVTSSAAFSSGAGNNNNANIYDGTGNAGTDTYRCYYGGWENFPPVSEWIEFDAMWNYSKNAMAESCADLGIGSCSNGAGAFGAGNSGEQTGLIWNAIQQVAQTSLVDHRFILATILQESIGCVNVCPTTNPDPSQPDNPGLMQSDGGVTFVGNSASNSAQQSSITQMVIDGTQGTALGDGLVQCINQYGNIYEAARCYNSGSVDSGNLNDGEGATNSYVNDIANRMTGWLYSDSKFNQC, from the exons ATGCCCTTGGGTTTCGCTAGCTTAGCGCTAGCTGTTTCCAATCCCTCAAGCCAGAAAGTCACCAGCTCGGCAGCTTTCAGCAGCGGAGCTGGAAACAACAATAATGCCAATATTTACGACGGCACTGGAAATGCTGGAACGGACACTTACA GGTGCTATTATGGTGGCTGGGAAAACTTCCCTCCCGTTTCCGAATGGATAGAGTTCGATGCAATGTGGAACTACTCAAAAAATGCTATGGCGGAGTCGTGTGCCGACTTAGGGATTGGATCGTGCTCaaatggcgctggcgcttTTGGAGCTGGTAACAGCGGAGAGCAGACTGGCCTAATTTGGAATGCCATCCAGCAAGTTGCCCAAACTTCTTTGGTTGACCATAGATTCATTCTGGCAACAATTTTGCAAGAG TCCATTGGCTGTGTCAATGTTTGCCCGACTACCAACCCAGATCCTTCTCAGCCAGATAACCCCGGCTTGATGCAGTCTGATGGTGGAGTAACATTTGTAGGAAATTCAGCCAGTAATTCAGCTCAACAATCTAGTATAACTCAAATGGTTATCGATGGAACCCAGGGAACCGCCCTTGGCGATGGCCTTGTTCAGTGCATAAATCAATATGGAAATATCTACGAA GCTGCTCGCTGCTATAACTCGGGCTCAGTTGACAGCGGAAATTTGAACGATGGCGAGGGTGCTACAAATTCATATGTGAATGACATTGCCAATCGGATGACTGGCTGGCTCTACTCCGACAGCAAATTCAACCAATGTTAA
- a CDS encoding uncharacterized protein (TransMembrane:1 (o6-26i)), with protein MPSQKLPFHIAVVGGGIGGLCAALSIHHHCPKDGSVIIDVYEQAPEYKEIGAGLGIGVNAAKLLHRIGVGKNLNEISGHRNGIWISFRRYDNGNEIVTVPVDDRQDIRQSPVHRAEFLELLFNHVNERNAATLHNNKQCIELKDQGSFVELHFADGTTATADLVVGCDGIHSNIRSQFRSDNPKYSGRMCYRGLVPIKDLETWWPFKSYSISWLGPDKHFLAFPISKNKTLNIVAFVYSDDERALESWTATGHRSEVQKEFESFDPTVRKTISFMNEFPSKWILNDRELLDQWVFGSGKIVLMGDAAHAMLPHQGAGAGQAIEDGYVLGLAISDYLSASSGGSTQTLKQWMQVYQDVRLPRAQKAQATARQAGQVYEMQTPEMKGKTYEDCLPLVRDSLKDRMGWIWTGDIEAEYKANKQRLVDSLTTGTVKDGTINSINEHEALVSQE; from the exons ATGCCTAGTCAGAAGCTCCCGTTCCATATTGCTGTCGTTGGCGGTGGCATTGGCGGCCTTTGTGCAGCCCTTTCGATTCATCACCACTGCCCCAAAGATGGCAGTGTTATTATTGATGTATATGAGCAAGCACCAGAGTATAAGGAGATTGGAGCTGGCTTGGGTATAGGAGTcaatgctgccaagcttcttcatcgcATTGGTGTAGGGAAAAACTTAAATGAGATCTCCGGCCATCGTAATGGCATTTGGATCTCGTTCCGTCGATATGACAACGGTAACGAGATTGTTACCGTGCCAGTGGACGACCGGCAGGATATAAGACAAAGCCCTGTTCACCGAGCTGAATTTTTGGAATTGCTATTTAATCATGTCAATGAGCGGAACGCAGCTACTCTGCACAATAATAAGCAGTGCATCGAGTTGAAG GACCAAGGAAGCTTTGTTGAGCTTCATTTCGCCGATGGAACGACGGCAACAGCAGATCTAGTTGTTGGATGTGATGGAATTCACTCCAATATTCGCTCTCAATTTCGCTCTGACAATCCCAAGTATAGCGGCCGTATGTGCTACCGAGGATTAGTACCAATCAAAGATCTCGAGACTTGGTGGCCTTTTAAGTCGTATTCCATTAGCTGGCTCGGTCCAGACAAGCACTTTCTAGCTTTCCCCAttagcaaaaacaaaacccTCAATATTGTTGCTTTTGTATATTCTGATGACGAACGCGCGCTGGAGAGCTGGACAGCAACGGGCCACCGAAGCGAGGTGCAGAAAGAGTTTGAGTCTTTCGACCCTACGGTCCGTAAAACCATTTCTTTCATGAACGAATTTCCGTCCAAATGGATTTTAAATGACCGCGAACTCTTGGATCAATGGGTCTTTGGAAGCGGCAAAATAGTGCTGATGGGAGATGCAGCGCACGCG ATGCTTCCACATCAGG GAGCCGGTGCTGGCCAGGCTATTGAAGATGGCTATGTCCTAGGATTGGCCATATCTGACTATCTTTCGGCATCTTCGGGGGGAAGCACGCAAACACTCAAACAGTGGATGCAAGTGTACCAAGATGTTCGTCTCCCCCGTGCTCAGAAAGCGCAGGCTACGGCTCGCCAAGCTGGGCAAGTATATGAAATGCAGACACCTGAAATGAAGGGCAAGACTTATGAGGACTGCCTCCCTCTTGTGCGAGACAGTTTAAAAGACCGCATGGGATGGATCTGGACCGGAGATATTGAGGCAGAGTATAAAGCAAATAAGCAGCGTTTAGTGGACTCACTAACAACAGGGACTGTGAAGGATGGCACGATAAATTCCATTAATGAACACGAAGCGCTAGTTAGCCAAGAATAA
- a CDS encoding uncharacterized protein (EggNog:ENOG41), with the protein MAQDSEVILTLSKSIVRRYHESDADAIVRGANTHLVSQYMTDAFPSPYTLEDAARWIKIASEKGALEFAICTLDSNTLIGSCGLQHLKGVESRTKILGYWLSTDYWGQSIMTEVIAGFSQWIFEQAPTLLKMKGA; encoded by the coding sequence ATGGCGCAAGATTCGGAAGTTATCTTAACATTGAGCAAGAGCATCGTTCGACGGTACCATGAATCAGACGCCGATGCAATCGTTCGTGGCGCGAATACACATCTAGTCTCTCAATATATGACAGATGCTTTTCCGAGCCCATACACGCTTGAGGATGCGGCAAGGTGGATTAAAATTGCCAGTGAAAAAGGGGCTCTTGAATTCGCAATTTGCACTCTTGATAGTAACACTCTTATCGGTAGCTGCGGACTGCAGCATCTGAAGGGTGTAGAATCAAGAACAAAAATTCTTGGATACTGGTTATCAACAGATTATTGGGGTCAAAGCATAATGACGGAGGTCATCGCCGGATTCAGTCAATGGATATTTGAGCAGGCTCCTACACTGCTGAAAATGAAGGGAGCATGA
- a CDS encoding uncharacterized protein (TransMembrane:11 (o66-91i103-122o134-152i164-185o191-210i222-242o296-320i332-354o374-395i402-426o469-489i)~EggNog:ENOG41), with product MAEPMDKAEVSASEDRSQNSGSAKHEREHEEEAPRTLKLDPRGLPLSPQPTDDPKDPLNWNRWLKLMVLAEVSIFSFLALFSASLITPAFVPLSLFLHKDLVTTAYVTSTFILLAGISTIVWNPIANVYGRRPVYIFTVAAAVAFCGASGAAKNYGTLIALRCLNGFFGGVPLGLGSATVCDMFFAHERGLYMGVYTISFLTGGHIAPLIGGYIEKNLSWHWCFYVPAILTGGILVIFIFTVPETLYSRTPEAVARPSQSWMSNMLMKRRAHPTRRVRLVDFFRPFQMIMYPSVLLPTWCYSISFAYGSILFIITSANLFGKIYHFQPQQTGLLLGIPITVGSLIGELFAGGISDWISEKRAIRRGGERSPEDRLLGIIPAAVLTPLGIIIEGVCLQHKTHWIGVAFGIAIASAGLQVVTTGVYTYTAECYKPQSPELGSLINFGRQVYSFTIGFYCIPFSEEVGIQDAWITLAFITFAFYLPLIPLYFKGAGWRKRLGNPTFHKDL from the exons ATGGCTGAGCCAATGGATAAGGCGGAGGTGTCCGCCAGTGAAGATCGTTCACAAAACAGCGGCAGTGCCAAGCATGAAAGGGAgcatgaggaagaagctcctCGGACTTTAAAGCTAGACCCTCGCGGTCTTCCATTGTCGCCTCAACCCACAGATGACCCAAAAGACCCGCTCAACTGGAATCGCTGGTTGAAGCTAATGGTTCTGGCTGAGGtctctattttctcttttctggcCTTATTTAGTGCCTCTTTGATT ACGCCAGCTTTTGTTCCTCTGTCTTTGTTCCTCCACAAGGATCTTGTTACAACTGCGTACGTGACTAGTACTTTCATTCTCCTGGCTGGTATCTCAACTATCGTATGGAATCCGATCGCAAATGTCTATGGCCGCCGGCCAGTATACATCTTCACCGTGGCCGCCGCAGTGGCTTTTTGCGGTGCTTCCGGCGCGGCTAAGAACTACGGGACTCTCATCGCCCTACGTTGTCTcaatggcttctttggcggcGTGCCACTAGGCTTGGGCAGTGCTACCGTCTGTGACATGTTCTTTGCCCACGAACGAGGGCTGTACATGGGAGTATATACCATCAGCTTCTTGACTGGCGGCCACATCGCGCCACTCATCGGCGGCTACATCGAAAAGAATCTGAGCTGGCACTGGTGTTTCTATGTTCCAGCCATACTGACGGGAGGAATTCTTGTCatctttatatttactgTTCCTGAGACGCTCTACTCTCGAACACCAGAAGCCGTAGCTCGCCCCTCGCAGTCCTGGATGTCAAATATGCTTATGAAGAGAAGGGCACATCCTACACGGCGAGTGCGCCTGGTGGACTTTTTCCGACCCTTTCAGATGATTATGTATCCAAGTGTGCTGTTGCCAACGTGGTGCTATTCGATTTCTTTCGCCTATGGAAGCATCCTCTTCATTATAACTAGCGCGAATCTCTTCGGCAAAATCTATCACTTCCAGCCCCAACAAACAGGTCTCCTGCTGGGTATCCCTATCACAGTTGGCAGTCTCATCGGCGAGTTGTTTGCTGGAGGCATATCCGACTGGATCAGTGAGAAGAGAGCTATACGCCGCGGGGGCGAGCGTAGTCCCGAGGATCGTCTTTTAGGAATCATCCCAGCCGCGGTGCTAACGCCTCTTGGCATCATTATCGAAGGAGTTTGCCTTCAACATAAGACTCATTGGATTGGAGTGGCTTTTGGaattgccattgccagcgCAGGATTGCAGGTTGTTACCACAGGAGTTTATACCTATACCGCAGAG TGTTATAAGCCTCAATCTCCCGAGCTTGGTTCGTTAATTAACTTTGGGAGACAGGTGTATAGCTTCACAATTGGATTTTACTGTATCCCTTTCTCAGAGGAGGTGGGTATTCAGGACGCCTGGATCACCTTggcctttattacttttgCCTTTTACTTGCCTCTTATTCCTCTCTATTTCAAGGGTGCGGGGTGGCGGAAACGTCTTGGTAATCCTACATTTCACAAGGATCTATAA
- the CEL74A gene encoding Xyloglucanase (SECRETED:SignalP(1-19)) has translation MKYGSVLALFLGAAIPVQASFSWKNVKIGGGGGFIPGIVFHPKTKGVAYARADIGGLYRLNSDDSWTAITDGIANDASWHNWGIDAVALDPQNDEKIYAAVGMYTNSWDPNNGAIIRSSDRGATWSFSNLTFKVGGNMPGRGTGERLAVDPANSNIIYFGARSGNGLWKSIDGGVTFSKVASFTDTGPFVPDPSDTTGYNSDKQGLLWVTFDSTSDTTGGATSRIFVGTADNITASVYVSTNAGSTWTAVPGQPGRYFPHKAKLQPTEKALYLTYSDGTGPYDGTSGSVWRYDITAGTWKDITPVSGSDLYFGFGGLGLDMQKPGTLVVASLNSWWPDAQLFRSNDSGATWSPLWAWASYPAMTYYYSISTPLAPWIKNDFIDVTSETPPGGIIKRLGWMIESLEIDPLDSNHWLYGTGMTIFGGHDLTKWDTIHNVTIQSLADGIEETAIQGLASAPGGSELLVALGDENGYTFTSASSLGTSPQTVWSTPTWTTSTSVDYAGNSVKNVVRVGNTAGTQQVAISSDGGVTWNIDYGADTNMNGGTVAYSANADTILWSTGSTGVQRSQYQGSFTSVSSLPAAAVIAADKKTNSLFYAGYASTFYVSNNTGSSFTAGPKLGSATSIRDIIAHPTTAGTLYVSTDAGIFRSTDSGTTFAQVSTALTNTYQIALGLGSGSNWNLYAFGTGSAGNRLYASADNGATWTDIQGGTQGFGAIDGAKLAGSASVSGQVYVGTNGRGVFYAQGTISGGTGGSSSSSSKTSSTTTARSSTTLKSSTVSTTQTSTVISSTRTSSSSSPTGSGLAQHYAQCGGIGWTGPTQCVSPYTCQAQNDYYSQCV, from the exons ATGAAGTACGGTTCTGTACTTGCGCTCTTCCTCGGAGCAGCTATCCCTGTTCAGGCCTCATTTTCGTGGAAGAATGTTAAAAttggtggcggtggcggTTTTATTCCTGGAATCGTCTTTCACCCCAAAACAAAAGGCGTAGCTTATGCCCGAGCAGATATCGGCGGCCTCTATCGCTTGAATTCTGATGATTCTTGGACTGCCATTACGGATGGCATTGCTAATGATGCCAGCTGGCATAATTGGGGCATTGATGCCGTTGCTCTCGATCCCCAGAATGACGAGAAGATATACGCTGCGGTAGGCATGTATACTAACAGCTG GGATCCCAATAATGGTGCTATTATTAGGTCGTCGGACCGTGGTGCAACCTGGTCCTTCAGCAACCTGACATTTAAAGTCGGAGGTAACATGCCGGGACGTGGCACTGGAGAGCGCCTAGCTGTTGATCCAGCCAACTCCAATATTATCTACTTTGGGGCTCGGTCTGGAAATGGTCTGTGGAAATCTATAGACGGTGGTGTCACCTTTTCAAAGGTAGCATCATTTACAGACACGGGCCCGTTTGTACCAGACCCGAGTGATACTACTGGTTACAATAGCGACAAACAGGGACTGTTATGGGTGACATTTGACTCAACTAGTGACACTACTGGTGGCGCGACGTCGCGGATATTTGTTGGTACTGCTGATAACATAACTGCTTCAGTATACGTGAGCACAAATGCCGGCTCCACATGGACTGCCGTCCCTGGACAGCCAGGTAGATACTTTCCCCATAAAGCCAAACTCCAGCCAACAGAAAAAGCTTTGTACCTGACCTATTCTGATGGTACGGGACCATATGACGGCACATCTGGGTCGGTATGGAGATACGATATCACAGCTGGGACGTGGAAAGACATAACTCCTGTGAGCGGGTCAGATCTCtactttggctttggcggtCTCGGTCTTGATATGCAAAAACCAGGAACACTTGTCGTCGCTTCACTGAATTCTTGGTGGCCAGATGCTCAGTTATTCCGTTCCAATGATTCAGGGGCGACTTGGAGCCCTCTGTGGGCATGGGCTAGCTATCCTGCCAtgacttattattatagcatcTCG ACTCCCTTAGCCCCATGGATTAAAAATGATTTCATCGACGTAACCAGCGAAACTCCACCTGGCGGAATTATCAAGCGTCTTGGCTGGATGATCGAGTCACTTGAGATTGATCCACTGGACAGTAATCACTGGCTCTACGGTACTGGCATGACGATCTTCGGTGGTCATGATTTGACTAAGTGGGATACAATTCACAATGTGACAATTCAGTCGCTCGCAGATGGCATCGAAGAGACTGCTATCCAAGGCCTAGCCTCTGCACCTGGCGGGAGCGAGCTGTTAGTGGCGCTTGGAGATGAGAATGGCTACACTTTCACAAGCGCGAGTAGCCTTGGTACTTCTCCGCAGACAGTCTGGTCGACTCCAACATGGACGACCTCGACAAGCGTTGACTACGCAGGTAACTCAGTCAAAAATGTTGTCCGAGTCGGCAACACTGCTGGCACTCAACAGGTTGCAATATCATCGGATGGCGGTGTAACATGGAACATTGACTACGGCGCTGACACAAACATGAATGGCGGCACTGTAGCCTATTCAGCCAACGCTGATACAATCCTGTGGTCGACAGGATCAACGGGTGTGCAGCGATCCCAATACCAGGGTAGCTTCACCTCAGTCTCCAGTTTGCCCGCAGCTGCCGTGATCGCCGCAGACAAGAAGACAAACAGTCTCTTCTATGCTGGATACGCATCGACATTTTATGTCAGCAATAATACCGGTAGCAGCTTTACAGCTGGGCCAAAACTGGGTAGCGCCACCTCTATCCGGGACATTATTGCCCACCCAACAACCGCGGGCACTTTATATGTTTCCACTGATGCTGGCATCTTCCGTTCGACTGACTCGGGCACGACGTTCGCTCAGGTGTCCACTGCTCTTACTAACACTTACCAGATTGCTCTTGGCCTCGGCTCCGGATCGAACTGGAATCTGTATGCCTTCGGTACCGGTTCAGCTGGCAACCGCCTCTATGCCAGTGCAGATAACGGCGCAACCTGGACTGATATTCAAGGTGGCACCCAGGGCTTCGGCGCCATTGATGGTGCCAAGCTAGCGGGTAGTGCCAGCGTCTCTGGTCAGGTTTATGTCGGTACCAACGGTCGTGGTGTCTTCTATGCTCAGGGCACAATTAGCGGTGGCACAGGTGGaagctcttcctcctcgagTAAGACtagcagcaccaccaccgctAGAAGCAGCACCACACTTAAATCATCAACTGTGTCGACTACCCAGACGTCGACTGTGATCTCATCGACTCGTACTAGCTCGTCGTCCAGCCCTACAGGATCAGGTCTTGCACAGCATTACGCTCAGTGCGGGGGCATTGGCTGGACAGGCCCGACACAATGCGTGTCACCGTATACTTGCCAAGCGCAAAATGATT ATTACTCACAATGCGTTTAA
- a CDS encoding uncharacterized protein (TransMembrane:1 (o546-564i)~EggNog:ENOG41), with translation MASTSPMPSTAPAGAGSERKDGPRKRRRATVACRSCRQRKTKCDHIVPAQASDEMLRGMTKSAQAYIRSLERRVRNFEDIQRDKTQRPQPSHPLPAVQHNSPVPSIMQYEATRLPPMPHPIQSIGWPAGRIYHQQHHHVLPTTPDIFLSGKAGESFTRLILNAMNHPSAKLDARSFSSPRDYSVESKSPTDLFSLPPNAQELLKIYFDFHHELTPIFHVPSIMAQFDQVFNNRHAGRTTDHIYTLAILNMICALTAAHSRRGQEGSDVISRKYYDTAMQLMQPNLMSEWRIEKVQALLLGARFLQSSSYSDECWTVLGLAIRIAYDLELHRPPDPEKFDCIDQEVRKRVWYACFGLDQLLSMIYGRPAATSTTTFSTPLPEDLDDDCIRPTRLLFPSVQTTSSMSFFLQVSKLYRLLEATMMLGGQPTLSDLVRLDEEFEAWQAQMPDKLRIREGVPPEEESTLILALRANMVCILIHRQSLVSGLSALSSASSSSAPITKEWEGGRLRTSILQRSRQVCVSTAEETIRLVAERHDRTKKAMGPSWFNLYYLFTSILIIVSHVVDPEFRDDRSALMHLDQAVNMIRQMSGNHLCAQRAYAFLQQLLGFLDRTIPDERRRTVERYNTPPTVMPGSDRWAGEATTYSNSTTLPEDEATEDGGVDLWSLWDTTQDLTMDLGSQLELHSNLGSATWSWGVENPGAGAESLMRSPPVLNGVVPG, from the exons ATGGCTAGCACGTCCCCCATGCCATCGACCGCACCGGCCGGTGCTGGCTCTGAGCGCAAAGATGGCCCCAGAAAGCGCCGGCGTGCGACAGTGGCATGCCGCAGCTGTCGGCAGCGCAAGACAAAATGTGACCATATTGTGCCTGCACAGGCGTCCGATGAGATGCTCCGCGGCATGACTAAGTCGGCGCAGGC ATACATCCGATCTCTAGAACGTCGCGTACGCAACTTCGAGGACATACAGCGAGATAAGACCCAGCGACCGCAGCCGTCACATCCTCTGCCAGCCGTCCAGCACAATTCTCCTGTTCCATCAATTATGCAGTACGAGGCGACGAGGTTACCGCCAATGCCGCACCCTATCCAGTCAATAGGTTGGCCAGCGGGCCGCATCTACCATCAGCAACATCACCATGTTCTCCCAACAACCCCAGATATATTCCTCAGCGGCAAGGCTGGAGAATCTTTCACGCGGCTTATACTCAACGCCATGAATCACCCCTCTGCCAAGCTGGATGCTCGGTCCTTTTCCTCCCCTAGAGACTACTCTGTCGAATCGAAGAGCCCAACTGatctcttctcgctgccTCCCAACGCCCAAGAATTGCTCAAAATATACTTCGACTTCCACCATGAACTCACTCCAATATTCCATGTTCCTTCCATCATGGCTCAGTTTGACCAAGTCTTCAACAATCGTCATGCGGGTCGAACGACTGATCATATTTACACACTGGCCATCCTCAACATGATATGTGCGCTGACTGCAGCACACAGTCGACGGGGACAAGAGGGCTCGGACGTCATATCTCGCAAGTATTACGACACTGCCATGCAACTTATGCAACCAAATCTCATGTCAGAATGGAGAATTGAAAAGGTTCAAGCCTTGCTTCTCGGCGCCCGCTTTCTGCAAAGCTCCAGCTATAGCGACGAGTGCTGGACAGTGCTCGGCCTTGCCATCCGTATAGCCTATGATCTAGAGTTGCATAGGCCCCCTGACCCTGAGAAGTTCGACTGCATAGACCAGGAAGTTCGCAAGCGGGTGTGGTACGCATGCTTTGGGCTGGATCAGCTTCTCAGCATGATTTACGGCCGCCCTGCTGCCACCTCAACGACTACGTTCTCAACCCCTCTACCGGAAGATCTAGACGATGACTGCATTCGGCCAACCCGATTATTATTCCCCTCAGTCCAAACTACATCGAGCATGTCATTTTTTCTACAGGTTTCGAAACTATATCGTCTTTTGGAAGCGACAATGATGCTAGGTGGCCAACCAACGTTATCGGACTTGGTCAGACTAGACGAGGAGTTTGAGGCTTGGCAGGCCCAAATGCCTGACAAGCTTCGCATCCGAGAAGGGGTACCGCCGGAAGAAGAATCCACTCTTATCCTGGCGCTTCGGGCCAACATGGTCTGCATATTGATCCATAGGCAGTCGCTGGTATCGGGTCTCAGTGCACTTTCatcggcatcttcttcttcggctcCAATAACCAAAGAATGGGAGGGAGGTCGCCTACGAACAAGCATACTACAGCGTAGTCGGCAAGTTTGTGTTAGCACGGCAGAGGAAACAATTCGACTGGTAGCTGAGCGGCATGACCGGACCAAAAAAGCAATGGGGCCCAGCTGGTTCAATTTATACTATT TGTTTACTTCGATCCTCATAATCGTCTCCCATGTCGTTGATCCAGAGTTTCGAGATGACCGAAGCGCATTGATGCACCTGGACCAAGCGGTAAACATGATTCGCCAAATGTCTGGCAACCACCTCTGTGCACAACGGGCATATGCATTTTtacagcagctgcttggtTTTCTAGACAGGACTATACCCGATGAACGACGGAGGACGGTTGAGCGGTACAATACTCCCCCGACTGTCATGCCGGGAAGTGACAGATGGGCTGGAGAGGCTACAACGTATAGCAACAGCACGACGCTACCAGAGGATGAGGCCACTGAAGACGGGGGCGTCGATTTGTGGTCACTGTGGGACACTACTCAGGATCTAACCATGGATCTAGGCTCTCAATTAGAGCTCCATTCAAATCTAGGCTCAGCCACCTGGTCGTGGGGTGTGGAGAACCCCGGAGCTGGTGCTGAGTCGTTGATGCGATCTCCACCAGTTCTTAACGGAGTAGTGCCTGGATAA